TTTAGAGGGAGGCGCCTTCAGAGATCCTTTAACCTCATCAACTGGAGCAATCCTGATCACGAGGAGTGATATTGGTGTTTAGGCTTTATTATTTTTGGTCAGCTAGTTCTATCTAAACTGACGGAACTTAAAGGGTAATAAAAAAGGAAATCACTCCTTGATGTAAGGCTTCCCTAGGGCCCTTGGCATCTTAACCTTCTTCATTATCAACGATACTATAATAAGCGTGGCTAGGTAGGGAATTGTCCTGAAAAGGTTTGATTCAGCTGTTATGACCTTACCGGTGATTTGCTGTATCTTTATTGGGAGATATATCGCTAACGCATCGAAAAAGCCGAAGATGAAGCCCCCAACTATGGCCATGAGTGGATTCCAGTTGCTGAAAGCAACGTTTGCCAGTGCTATGAATCCCCTTCCAGCCGATATGAACTTCGTGAACTGCCCTATCCATCCAACCACCAGGTAAGCCCCTCCAAGGCCAGTTAGAGACGCCCCAATGACGGTGGCATAGAACCTCGTCCTGTGAACGTTAACTCCCATGGCTTCAGCTGCCTTTGGGTCCTCACCGCAAGCCCTAAGCTTAAGACCGCTGGGCGTCTTGTAGAGCCACCACCATGCGAGTATTCCAACGATTATTGCCAGGGGGGTGAGGGGAGAGATGAAGAATGAGCCCTTACCAATCATTGGAATCTTTTCCACGGATGGAGATGAGCCGTGACTGTGCCAGAGGCTCACGAGGGAAAGTATACTGATTCCATAGGCCAAAGAGTTGAATCCGACCCCAGCTATTATCTGATCTCCCTTTAGGTAGACGCTTATTGCCCCATGCAAGACCCCTGAAAGTGCCCCAACGATTATTCCAACCAAGAGGCCGAGATAGGGGTTGCCTGTATAAAATGTAACCACCGTTGACGTAAATGCTGAGAGTATGAATATTCCCTCGAGTCCTATGTTAACGACTCCAGATTTCTCGGTTATAATCTCGCCCACCGCAGCCAACGTTAAAGGAACCATAGAGATGAAAGTGTTCGAGAGAACGTTGAGGATATCAGCTATCATGCCCTTCCCTCCCTTATCCTCTTCATCAACATCCTGTAAGCGTAGGGTATTGCGAGTGCAATCACTATGACTCCTATCAAAGTATCGGCGAGCTCGGGGGGAGCCCCGGTCTTTAGCTCGACCCACTGACCACCTATCAGGAGTCCCGAGAGGAAGAGGGATGAAAATATTATCCCAATTGGATGGTTCCTTCCGAGTAGCCCTATTCCTATTCCAGTGAATCCCAGGCCGTAGATGGCGGTGAGGGTGTCATCTATGCTGTACGTTACTCCCAGGACTAAGAGCACTCCTCCAAGGCCCGCGGCCATTCCACCCAGGAACATCGAGACCAGTATTGACTTGTTCGGATCGAAGCCTGCGTACCTAGCTGAAGCCGGGGATATCCCAGAGACCCTAAGCTTATAGCCTATATCCGTAAAGTAGAGGAGGTAGTAATAGGCAATTGCAACGGCAACAGCTATGATGAATATCAAGCTCAAATCTCCGATGCTTGGAATTCTCGCACTCTTTGGAACAGGAACTGATTCGTGCGAAACCTCGGGATTGTAGAATCTCGATGCTATGAGATATGCTATCAGATAGTAGAATATCCAGTTGACCATTATCGCTGTTATCACCTCATTTATCCCCCTGTAGACCCTTAAGATTCCTATGAAGAGCCCCAAAAGTGCTCCAGCGAGGGAGCCAACTATTATTGCAATTATGGCATTACCCGTGTAGTAGGCCACTAGTAGGCCTAGAAACGCTCCCACGTAGAGCTGGCTTTCCCCACCGATGTTGAAAACGCCTGCTATTGATGGTATTGAGAAAGCCAATCCAGTCATTATGAGGGGCGTGCTCTTGTTCAGGAGGTAGTTTATGTTGGTGTAGCCGTATTTAAACAGTATCGAATACACCTCAAGGGGATGATGGCCCAGGAGCAAGAGGACTACGGCTCCAACGATGAACGCCATTACCACCGATATCAAGACCTCTGTGAGCTTTTCTAGATTAAGCATTCACACCACCCATCAGGAGGCCGAGTCTTTCAATTGAAAACTCCTCCGCTTTTCCTATTCCCATTATCCTTCCCTCGTATATCACCGCTATCCTATCGCTCAGCTGAAGTATCTCATCCAGATCAGTTGAGATAAGTAGGATGGCCTTTCCCTGGTCCCTAAGCTCTAGCAGGGTTTTCCTTATGAACTCCGTTGCGGCTATATCTAACCCCTGGGTTGGCTCAGAGACTATTATCACCTTTGGCTCCCTTATTATCTCCCTCCCAACCATCACCTTTTGCTGATTTCCACCGCTCAAATGCTTTACAGGAGTCGAGAGGGAAGGGACAAGAGCTTCAAATCTCTCAATTATGGACCTAGCGAGATTCTCAGCCTTCTCCCAGGAGATCCTCTTACCCCTCATCACCGATTGCATGTTCGTCAACACGGTATTCTCAACTACGTTCATCTCATAGACAAGTCCAACCTTCCTTGAATCTGGAACGTAGGCTATTCCGAGTTTGTACCTTTCATTGGCCTTCAAATTCGTTATATCCTTTCCCAAAAATTCTATTTTTCCCTTAACAACTCCCCTTATTCCGGCCAAAGCCTCAGCCAATTCCCTCTGCCCGTTGCCTTGAACGCCCGCAATTCCAAGTATTTCACCTTCCCTAAGCTCCAGAGAGATTCCTCTAACGGCATCCAATCCCCTGTCATCTTTCACCCAGATATCATTGACCCTAAGAACTACATCTCCTGGGGTTGCCGGCTTCTTTTCTATCTTCATTACGACTTCCCTCTGAACCATCATCTTCGCCAGCTCCCTCTCGGAGACTTCCCTGGTGTTGGCAACACCGACGACCTCTCCCCTTCTAAGAACCGTGACTCTATCCGTGACCTCCTTCACTTCCTTGAGCTTGTGAGTAATGAATATTATAGTTATTCCGTTTTCTTTGAGCTTTTTCAGGGTCTTAAACAGTTCCTTGACCTCTACTGGTGTTAAGACTGATGTGGGCTCGTCTAGAATAAGTATCTTTGCGTTTGCCATGAGGGCCTTTATTATCTCAACCCTCTGCTGAACTCCAACTGGTAAGTTCTCCACGACCTCATCAAGGGGAACTTCAAGGCCGACCTCCTCCATTTTATCCTTCGCAATTCTCCTCACTTCCTCAATGCTTATTCCTGGATTAACTGAGAGCATCGCAAGGTAGAGATTCTCGAGAACTGTGAAGGTGGGTATCAATGTGAAGTGCTGATAGACCATTGCTATGCCCTCTTTAATCGCATCCCAGGGACCGTTAAATTGAACTTCCTTACCAAAGACCCTTATTTTACCTTTGGTCGGTTTAATCTCTCCGTAGAGTATTCTCATTAAAGTTGACTTACCGGCCCCATTTTCGCCAAGAAGACCGTGGATCTCACCTTCCTCAACGCTGAAATTGACACCCCTCAAAGCGACAACCCCATCTGGATAAACCTTGACTATTCCTTCCATCTCAATTGCCTTCATCTAGAACCCCCTCTAAAGGAAAAATAAGAGGAGAAGTTCACTCAACCGAACCCTTCTCGAGGGCTGCGTTTAAGTTGCCCTTCTCAAGTTCTCTTATTATCTGCTCGTACTCCTCGTGCGTCTTTGGAGTCTTGAAGACTATCTCACCGTTCTTTATCTTCTCCTCAAGCTCATGAACTATGTCCCAGACGTAGGGCTTTATGTACTTCTCCCTCTGCTCCTTGACTATCTGAACTACTTCATCAGGAGTCATGTCCTTCAGCTTTCCTGCCTCCTTTGCAAATTCAGCGAATTGCCTCACACCATCCAAGTCCCAGTATCCAACTCCGTTTTCCTTGAGTCCCAATGTTATTATTCCACCCTTCCAGGTTCCATCGACGACCATCTTTATTGCATCATAAACTGCAACGTCAACCCTCTTAGCACCGCTTATTGGAATGTACTTTGGAGCGTACCATTCTTGGCTCGCATCTTGACCCATGGCTAGGGCCTTTCCTCTTCCCTGCTCGTTCCAATCCCTAACCGCATCAAACATTCCAACGTGGGTCAAACCAGCCAATCCATAGAGAACCTTTGCCCCCTGCTGTAGGAGTTGCATTGCAGTGTTGTATCCCACCTGAGTGTCTCCAAACGTTCCAGTGTACTGCCAGAGAAGCTTCACTGGTTTTCCTGTCTTCTTCTCGAAGTACTTAGCACCGAAGAGGTATCCTATGTGGAACTTCCAGAGCGGTGGTATGTCCATTCCCGCTACAGCCCCAATCGTGTCTCCTCCAAGCTCATAAGCCATTCCAGAGGCTATGACTCCCATAAGGGCGGCAACTTCTTGCTCCCTGAATAGTATGTCCACCTCATTCTGCCTAACCTTTCCAGTTGTGGAATCTATGAGGGCAAACTTCTGGTCTGGATACTTGTCCGCAACCTCGTTAAGTGGTGAGGTCCAGAGGAATCCTACAAGGACTAGTAGATCGTATTCCTTGCTTTGAGCTAACTGCTCAAGCAATGGAACCATGTCCTCCTTTGACTTTGGAGTCATGTATTCAACTTCAACTCCAAGCTCCTTCTTTGCCCTCTCAGCACCTAGATAGGCCATGTCGTTGAAGCTTAAGTCACCCCTTCCACCAACGTCAAATAGAATGGCAACCTTAACCTTCTTTTCCTGGGTTTCGGTTGTTCCCCCTATGCACCCAGCTGCAATTGAAACCAGGAGTAAGCCAACGAGTGACAAAACTAAACCCATCTTCCTCATGGGTTCCACCTTAATTTTAAGAAGTGGAATGTGCTTATAAAAGCTACCTAAGCCTGGTCACGATGACTTCCCCGAATTCTTTCCATGCATCGACCAGTTCATCAACTTTCTCTGTTAGTGCAAATATCGAGGGACCCTTTCCGCAAAGGCCAACGAAGGCACCCAACTTAAGAGCCTCTCTAATGGGTCTCGGGTCATATCCCAGGAAAGTTGAATAAACAAGGCCATTTATTACGAGGGCTTTTTTCCATTCCCCATGCATGGCTAACTTGAACGCAACCTCTATATAGGGGGAGAGAACCGAGAAGTCTATGCCCTTAAGCTTCTCCGTCAGAACTGTTTGCTCGGGAATTAAGATAACAACATCTTCAACCTCAACTCGCTCTCTTAGGAGAACTCTGAGGTTGATATTGTCCGTTATGCACAGGCCTCCAAAGTAAGAGGCACATGCATCATCAAATGCCCCGGTTATGGTAACTCCAGCCCTCTTTGCTATCTCAACTCCCAGTTTTATGATATCAATCTCGCTCAGCTCAAGCTTTAGGGCTTCAGATATTGCAAAAGAAATTGCATTAGCGGCTGCTGAGCTACTCTTGAGACCCTTACCCACGGGTATATCCGAAGTTATCCTAAATTTGACACCAAACTTCTCTCCCAATAATTCCGTGAAGACTTCGACAGCGGCACTTACAAGTCTATGATCTTTAAGTTCCCTTCCCCTAACGAAGATCTCCCCTTCTATTCCTTCGCCCGTTATCTCAACTTCAGCCCTCGTCCACATGTCTATTCCCACGGCTGCGCCCTTTCCCGTTGCAAAGGCATTGATAACTGTGATGGCGCTACCTGCCTCCCCGTAACCCTTCAAGGGCGACCCTCCTCATGAATTCAACGTCCACCTCTACTCCCGTCCAGATCTTAAAGCTCTCAGCCCCCTGATAGACCAACATCCACAAACCATCAACAGTAACACATCCCATCGATCTTGCATCTCTTAAGAGTCTCGTCAACAATGGCTTGTACACTATGTCCATGACAACTAGACTAGGCCTTAGAAGGTTCTTTGGAACTATACTCCTCTCCTCTCCCATCCCAACGGATGTTGCGTTAATTAAGATATCGGCCCACTCGATGTAATAGGGGAGTTCCTCCAGGGAATCCCCTTTAACGCCAAATTTCTCAAGCTCCTTTGCCTTTTCAAGGGTTCTATTTAGAACTACAACTTCTGCCACTTTGGAAAGTTCGTAAGCTATCGCCCTTCCAGCACCCCCTGCTCCAAGGATTAAAACCTTTGACCCTTCAACCTCCGTGACTCTCTCCAGAGCCTTTCTGGCTCCTATCCCATCCGTGTTGTACCCAACTAACCTTCCATCTTCATTCGCTATGGTATTGACGCTACCTATCTCCCTTGCCTCATCCGAAAGTTCATCGAGGAACTTCGTTACCTCAACTTTGTGTGGCATTGTGACGTTAAGACCCATGATTCCCAGGGCCTTCGCTCCCATTATTGCATCTCTCAATCTACCTAACTCAACTTCGAATGCCAGGTAAACGGCATTAATGTTGTACTTTTCAAAGAGGGCATTGTGCATTATCGGACTTAAAGAGTGTCTAACTGGCTTTCCAATGAGTCCATAGACCTTTGTTTTTGCATTTATATCCATTTTTAACCCCCTATTATTCTCATGATCTCTCTAACTTCTTCCACAGTTAATTGACCTGGAGCGGCACTCTCCTCCAGGGAGGCATATGTGAACGGGGAATAAACAGCGCTGAATATCCTTGACAACCTTCCCTTGGAACCCATGCAAAAGGCAACGAGATTCTCCGCAATCTCGTATAGCTTTATCACCGTTATGTTATCCTTCATGTCCCTAGCGTACGTGACTATCTTCATCACATCGGGGGAATAACCTTCCATGACCTTAACAAGCTCAACTAACCTTTCAAAAGGAGGTGTCTCCCTGAAGTTGTGGTAAGACAGTATAACCCCCGAACCATGTTTCCTAGCTAAGGCAATTACCTCGTCCCTGATCTCAGAGTTCAGCTCTATATCAACGTATCTCGGCTTCAGCGTTAAGAACTTCTTAAATAGTTCAAGCCTTTCCTCCTCCTTAAATTCCCTGAATCCTCCCTCCTCCCTTTTCCTGATCGTTATTATTAACCTGGATGAATAATTTGAGAGATCCTCTATCCCAGAGAAGTCAACAAGCTTATCAACCCTTAACTCAAAGAGGTCAGCATCGTGCAACCTAATCTTTCTGATTGCATCCTCAATAGTCTCAGCTAGAATAACCCCGGCAATCATGTGAGATCCTCCAGGGACTTTAAGATTACCTCCTCCGGAACCTCTTCTATTGAAACCTTCCCAATCTCAATGGGAACTATGAAGACTATTCTTCCATACCAGGCCTTCTTATCCATCTTCATCGCACTTATAACTTTCTCAGGCTCAAATGGTAGCTTTCTTGGCAAATTAAACCTCTCAAGTAGTTCGATAACCTTTCCAGAATCGAAGCCATAAAGGAATTCACCGACCTTTGCGGCAGCAGCGAGGCCAATTGAAACTGCAAATCCATGCTTTATTTTGTAGTCCGAGAGCTTCTCAATTGCATGTCCAACGGTATGACCTAGGTTAAGCACCCTCCTCTTCCCACTCTCCCTCAGATCCTCACGGACTATTCTCAGCTTCACATCAACTGAAGCTTTTATTAGTTCTAGGTTCTTCGTTACTTCCCTGGGATCCCTTATAGCTCTGAGAATTTCATAAACGTTTGCATCGAGAATGGCATACTTGACTATCTCAGCAAGCCCGTTTAGAATTTCAACCATTGGTAGCGTTGAAAGCGTTTCTAGGCTAATCAGTATGAAGTTTGGAAGGTAGAAAGTACCTATGATGTTCTTTCCATGAAAGTTCACCCCAGTTTTCCCTCCTATGGCGGCATCAACTTGGGCCATTAGTGTCGTTGGAATGAATCCCAGTAATGTCCCCCTCATGTAAGTTGAAGCGACGAATCCCGCGAGATCCGTTATCACACCTCCACCTAAACCTATTAGAAGCGATTTCCTCGTAAAGCCGAAGTCAAAGAGTCTATCCCATATGGTTATTGCGGTATCAATGCTCTTCTGCTCTTCCCCTTCAGGAATCACGAGCTTCAGAACTTCATAACCATCCAGAATTTCAAGAACCCTCGGCAACCACAGCTTTTCAACGTTTTCATCCGTTAACACGGCTATCTTGTAGGGATTCAAACTCTCGACTAGAGATGATAGTTCCGAGAGGGGGGCAAATATTGGAGCTTTCATCTAAGGCCCCCTCCATCCTAAAGCCCTCAGCTCGTCCAGTAGCCTTTTGAATTCTTCGAAGTTCAGTTGTTGCTTTGCATCCGAAAGTGCACTCTCGGGATTTGGATGAACCTCAACAATTATGCCATCCGCCCCAACGGCGTAGGCGGCCTTTGCAAGGGGTATCACGAGGCTTCTCCTCCCAGCTGGATGTGATGGATCAACTATAATTGGGAGGTGAGAGAGCTCTTTAACCACTGGAACTGCTGAAATGTCGAGTGTGAACCTGGTCGAGGTCTCAAACGTTCTTATGCCACGTTCACAGAGTATTACATTCTCATTTCCCTGGCTCATTATGTATTCTGCGGAATAAAGTAGCTCTTGAACTGTATTTCCCATACCTCTCTTCAATAGCACAGGCTTCTCTTGTCTTCCAACTTCTTTTAACAATTCGAAGTTTTGAGAGTTCCTGGCCCCAATTTGAAGTATGTCAGCATACCTTGAGACAAGCTCGACGTGTCTGGTGTCCATGACCTCCGTGACAATTGAAAGCCCATATTCATCAGCCGCCCTTCTCATCCATATTAGCGCCTTCTCACCATGTCCCTGGAAGGAATAGGGAGAGGTTCTTGGCTTAAATGCACCACCACGCATCAACTTAATTCCAAGCTCGGCCAGGAACTCGGCAACTTTCATTATCTGTTCCTGGCTTTCAACTGCACAAGGACCAGCTATAATTGTGAATCCTTCTCCGATCTTCACGTCTCCAACTTTAACGACCGTCTTTTCTTTATACTCCTTCATAACCTTCATTTTAATACCTCCATAATCTTTGAGGAAATTGCCTCGGCGGTCAAGCCATATCTCTCAAGCAAGGATAGGTAATCCCTACTCGATCTTCCAAAGGTTGACGTGCCTATCCTTATGACCCTCCTTGGAACCTTCTCAGATAATAGCTCAGCAACGGCCCCACCAAGGCCCCCATATATTGAGTGCTCCTCAGCTGTGACAACCAGGTTAACTTTCCTGGCAAGTCTAGTCAATGTACCTTCATCGAGAGGCTTTACAGTATGTACATCAACTACACCGGCCTCAATTCCTTTACCTCTCAGAATTTCAGCTGCCCTTAAGGCCATTGAGACCATGACCCCAGCACTTATTATTAGAACGTCGCTTCCCTCCCTTAGAACATTTGCATGTCCGAGCCTAAGTTCTTCTCCATCGTACACCCTTGGAGCATAGTCCCTTCCAATCCTCATGTACGCTGGCCCTTCATCCTCCACTATCTGCTCCAGGAGAACCCTAGTTGCATAGGCATCTGCAGGCACCACAACCTTCATATTCGGAAGCACCCTCATTAGGGCTATATCCTCCAGGCATTGATGAGATGAACCATCTAAATAATCGGAGAAACCTGAATGAGTTGCGATTATTTTAACATTCAGGTTATCCCTTGCAACGGTATTTCTGATCTGCTCCCAGGCCCTCATTAGGAAAACTGCAAAGGCAGAGACTACCGGAATTTTTCCAGCTATGGCCAACCCTGCCGCCGTTCCTATCATGTCCTGCTCGCTGATTCCAACTTGTATGAACCTTTCTGGGAATTCCTTTTCAAAGTATATAGTCTTCGTCGACTTCTTAACGTCCGCATCGACCACCACGATCTTCTCGTTTCTCCTGCCAATATCAACTAGGGCTTGACCAAAGGCTTCCCTAAAGCTTTCCACTTTCATTTTAGCTAGGGCCTCCATTAGATCTTTGCGATTATAACCTTGGGCTTCCCCTTCACACTATCAAGCTCAATCATTGTTTCCTTTATCGTTTCAACATCATTCCTAACCTCTCTAACCTCCCATCCAAAGGCCTTCCATTTCTCTGCTAGAGGTTCCTTCCTCATTATCTCCTCGGTAGATCCAGTTAGCTGGCCAAAATTCCTATCGACAACTGCTATCACGTTATCCAATCCATAGTGCGAGGCCGTCATGGCCGCCTCCCATATCTGTCCCTCGTCCAGCTCTCCATCTCCAAGGATCACGAAGACCCTGCCATCATCCCCATCAATCCTCTTTGCAAGTGCTATACCATTCGCTACGGAAAGACCCTGCCCCAGGGAACCACTCGACACCTCTGCAAATGGAATTTCCCTAGTTATGTGGCTTGGAAGTCCATCTATTTCGGCAAATGTCTCAAGGTCTTCGCTCTTTAATAGGCCGAGCTTCCAGAGTATAACGTAAAAAGCTGGTGCTGAGTGCCCCTTGCTTACTATTACCACATCATTTTCCCTCTTAATTTCAAAAATCGCTTGCATTATGCTGAGACAGCTCAAAGAAGAGTCTAAGTGAAAGTTGTTTACTGGCCTTAAAACTTCCTTGAGCTTTTCCACTAAAGCCTCACTCATTCGCACCACCGTCCAAGATGCTTAGAACTAGTTTACCCCCTTCAGTCAGCCTAACGGGTCTTGGATCTTCTCTAGTTCCATAATCTATAAGGCCCAACTCCTTCAGAATCCTTGCATTTAGCTTTAAAGTTGATATTGGCTTCTTCTCTTTTTTACTCAACTCCTCAAGAAGGGCATTGAGAGATTTATGCTTTCCATTCACATGTTTCAATATAAGCCTCTGGTTCTCATTTAGGGCCCTGAAAATTAGCTTCCTTAGAATCTCTAACCCTAAAGAAGGATTTTCCATTGGTAGGGCATCACCTTCTTATCCCCGCACATTGGTTTCACCACCATGTTCGATCGCTAAACACTTTTTAAACTCTTGGGTAGCTATCCCTATCCATCGCCAAAATTTTGTCAATCCAGGTTACCAAGTTTCGTCAGGACTCTCTTCAGTATCTCTATACTCTTTAGGTATTCAGATATGCTGATCCTCTCCCTGGGGGTATGGTCAAGTCTGGAATCTCCTGGGCCGTAGGCAACGGCATCAACCCCAAATCTTGGCCCTAGTATGTTCATGTCAGCTGTTCCCATCTTCTTCTTTAACCTAGGCCTAAACCCGGCCTCTCTTATGCTTCTCACAAAGGCCCTAACCAGGGGAGACCTCCTGTCCACTTCATAGGCTGGAACGAAGTCGATTATATCCCACTCACTGGGAGGAGTGTAGCCTGGGGGAGTTCTTAAGTTAATTATCATCTCCCCATAGAAATCAAATTCCCTCTCATATGCAACGAATCTAACGATTCTACCGCTCAGCTCGTTGAAACCTTCTCCGAAGTTCCTTGAAATTTGGAGCCAGGTCTGGATTAGTTTTTCTGCCGCACCGATCCCTAAGCTCCCGTGCACCTTCTC
The window above is part of the Pyrococcus sp. NA2 genome. Proteins encoded here:
- a CDS encoding ABC transporter permease; amino-acid sequence: MIADILNVLSNTFISMVPLTLAAVGEIITEKSGVVNIGLEGIFILSAFTSTVVTFYTGNPYLGLLVGIIVGALSGVLHGAISVYLKGDQIIAGVGFNSLAYGISILSLVSLWHSHGSSPSVEKIPMIGKGSFFISPLTPLAIIVGILAWWWLYKTPSGLKLRACGEDPKAAEAMGVNVHRTRFYATVIGASLTGLGGAYLVVGWIGQFTKFISAGRGFIALANVAFSNWNPLMAIVGGFIFGFFDALAIYLPIKIQQITGKVITAESNLFRTIPYLATLIIVSLIMKKVKMPRALGKPYIKE
- a CDS encoding ABC transporter permease, giving the protein MLNLEKLTEVLISVVMAFIVGAVVLLLLGHHPLEVYSILFKYGYTNINYLLNKSTPLIMTGLAFSIPSIAGVFNIGGESQLYVGAFLGLLVAYYTGNAIIAIIVGSLAGALLGLFIGILRVYRGINEVITAIMVNWIFYYLIAYLIASRFYNPEVSHESVPVPKSARIPSIGDLSLIFIIAVAVAIAYYYLLYFTDIGYKLRVSGISPASARYAGFDPNKSILVSMFLGGMAAGLGGVLLVLGVTYSIDDTLTAIYGLGFTGIGIGLLGRNHPIGIIFSSLFLSGLLIGGQWVELKTGAPPELADTLIGVIVIALAIPYAYRMLMKRIREGRA
- a CDS encoding ABC transporter ATP-binding protein, which produces MKAIEMEGIVKVYPDGVVALRGVNFSVEEGEIHGLLGENGAGKSTLMRILYGEIKPTKGKIRVFGKEVQFNGPWDAIKEGIAMVYQHFTLIPTFTVLENLYLAMLSVNPGISIEEVRRIAKDKMEEVGLEVPLDEVVENLPVGVQQRVEIIKALMANAKILILDEPTSVLTPVEVKELFKTLKKLKENGITIIFITHKLKEVKEVTDRVTVLRRGEVVGVANTREVSERELAKMMVQREVVMKIEKKPATPGDVVLRVNDIWVKDDRGLDAVRGISLELREGEILGIAGVQGNGQRELAEALAGIRGVVKGKIEFLGKDITNLKANERYKLGIAYVPDSRKVGLVYEMNVVENTVLTNMQSVMRGKRISWEKAENLARSIIERFEALVPSLSTPVKHLSGGNQQKVMVGREIIREPKVIIVSEPTQGLDIAATEFIRKTLLELRDQGKAILLISTDLDEILQLSDRIAVIYEGRIMGIGKAEEFSIERLGLLMGGVNA
- a CDS encoding BMP family protein; protein product: MRKMGLVLSLVGLLLVSIAAGCIGGTTETQEKKVKVAILFDVGGRGDLSFNDMAYLGAERAKKELGVEVEYMTPKSKEDMVPLLEQLAQSKEYDLLVLVGFLWTSPLNEVADKYPDQKFALIDSTTGKVRQNEVDILFREQEVAALMGVIASGMAYELGGDTIGAVAGMDIPPLWKFHIGYLFGAKYFEKKTGKPVKLLWQYTGTFGDTQVGYNTAMQLLQQGAKVLYGLAGLTHVGMFDAVRDWNEQGRGKALAMGQDASQEWYAPKYIPISGAKRVDVAVYDAIKMVVDGTWKGGIITLGLKENGVGYWDLDGVRQFAEFAKEAGKLKDMTPDEVVQIVKEQREKYIKPYVWDIVHELEEKIKNGEIVFKTPKTHEEYEQIIRELEKGNLNAALEKGSVE
- a CDS encoding shikimate kinase, translating into MKGYGEAGSAITVINAFATGKGAAVGIDMWTRAEVEITGEGIEGEIFVRGRELKDHRLVSAAVEVFTELLGEKFGVKFRITSDIPVGKGLKSSSAAANAISFAISEALKLELSEIDIIKLGVEIAKRAGVTITGAFDDACASYFGGLCITDNINLRVLLRERVEVEDVVILIPEQTVLTEKLKGIDFSVLSPYIEVAFKLAMHGEWKKALVINGLVYSTFLGYDPRPIREALKLGAFVGLCGKGPSIFALTEKVDELVDAWKEFGEVIVTRLR
- a CDS encoding shikimate dehydrogenase, whose protein sequence is MDINAKTKVYGLIGKPVRHSLSPIMHNALFEKYNINAVYLAFEVELGRLRDAIMGAKALGIMGLNVTMPHKVEVTKFLDELSDEAREIGSVNTIANEDGRLVGYNTDGIGARKALERVTEVEGSKVLILGAGGAGRAIAYELSKVAEVVVLNRTLEKAKELEKFGVKGDSLEELPYYIEWADILINATSVGMGEERSIVPKNLLRPSLVVMDIVYKPLLTRLLRDARSMGCVTVDGLWMLVYQGAESFKIWTGVEVDVEFMRRVALEGLRGGR
- a CDS encoding 3-dehydroquinate dehydratase, translated to MIAGVILAETIEDAIRKIRLHDADLFELRVDKLVDFSGIEDLSNYSSRLIITIRKREEGGFREFKEEERLELFKKFLTLKPRYVDIELNSEIRDEVIALARKHGSGVILSYHNFRETPPFERLVELVKVMEGYSPDVMKIVTYARDMKDNITVIKLYEIAENLVAFCMGSKGRLSRIFSAVYSPFTYASLEESAAPGQLTVEEVREIMRIIGG
- the aroB gene encoding 3-dehydroquinate synthase yields the protein MKAPIFAPLSELSSLVESLNPYKIAVLTDENVEKLWLPRVLEILDGYEVLKLVIPEGEEQKSIDTAITIWDRLFDFGFTRKSLLIGLGGGVITDLAGFVASTYMRGTLLGFIPTTLMAQVDAAIGGKTGVNFHGKNIIGTFYLPNFILISLETLSTLPMVEILNGLAEIVKYAILDANVYEILRAIRDPREVTKNLELIKASVDVKLRIVREDLRESGKRRVLNLGHTVGHAIEKLSDYKIKHGFAVSIGLAAAAKVGEFLYGFDSGKVIELLERFNLPRKLPFEPEKVISAMKMDKKAWYGRIVFIVPIEIGKVSIEEVPEEVILKSLEDLT
- the aroF gene encoding 3-deoxy-7-phosphoheptulonate synthase, which encodes MKVMKEYKEKTVVKVGDVKIGEGFTIIAGPCAVESQEQIMKVAEFLAELGIKLMRGGAFKPRTSPYSFQGHGEKALIWMRRAADEYGLSIVTEVMDTRHVELVSRYADILQIGARNSQNFELLKEVGRQEKPVLLKRGMGNTVQELLYSAEYIMSQGNENVILCERGIRTFETSTRFTLDISAVPVVKELSHLPIIVDPSHPAGRRSLVIPLAKAAYAVGADGIIVEVHPNPESALSDAKQQLNFEEFKRLLDELRALGWRGP
- a CDS encoding transketolase family protein, producing the protein MEALAKMKVESFREAFGQALVDIGRRNEKIVVVDADVKKSTKTIYFEKEFPERFIQVGISEQDMIGTAAGLAIAGKIPVVSAFAVFLMRAWEQIRNTVARDNLNVKIIATHSGFSDYLDGSSHQCLEDIALMRVLPNMKVVVPADAYATRVLLEQIVEDEGPAYMRIGRDYAPRVYDGEELRLGHANVLREGSDVLIISAGVMVSMALRAAEILRGKGIEAGVVDVHTVKPLDEGTLTRLARKVNLVVTAEEHSIYGGLGGAVAELLSEKVPRRVIRIGTSTFGRSSRDYLSLLERYGLTAEAISSKIMEVLK
- a CDS encoding 1-deoxy-D-xylulose-5-phosphate synthase N-terminal domain-containing protein — encoded protein: MSEALVEKLKEVLRPVNNFHLDSSLSCLSIMQAIFEIKRENDVVIVSKGHSAPAFYVILWKLGLLKSEDLETFAEIDGLPSHITREIPFAEVSSGSLGQGLSVANGIALAKRIDGDDGRVFVILGDGELDEGQIWEAAMTASHYGLDNVIAVVDRNFGQLTGSTEEIMRKEPLAEKWKAFGWEVREVRNDVETIKETMIELDSVKGKPKVIIAKI
- a CDS encoding [LysW]-lysine hydrolase; amino-acid sequence: MISQEEKVKFLKELVEIYSPTGREEEAAKFIKERLEEYGVQAYIDKVGNVIGRKEGEGPLILLAGHVDTVPGYIPVRIEGDFLWGRGSVDAKGPLSAMLFAMLESDANVIFAGLVDEEGFSKGAKELEIPRPSYIIVGEPSGVDGVTIGYKGSLTARFVERIEKVHGSLGIGAAEKLIQTWLQISRNFGEGFNELSGRIVRFVAYEREFDFYGEMIINLRTPPGYTPPSEWDIIDFVPAYEVDRRSPLVRAFVRSIREAGFRPRLKKKMGTADMNILGPRFGVDAVAYGPGDSRLDHTPRERISISEYLKSIEILKRVLTKLGNLD